In Nostoc sp. CENA543, a single genomic region encodes these proteins:
- the lhgO gene encoding L-2-hydroxyglutarate oxidase yields the protein MYDFVIVGGGIVGLSTGMALGNRYPQARILVLEKESQWAFHQTGNNSGVIHSGIYYKPGSFKAKFCRDGRDSMVAFCQEHGIDHDICGKVIVATDEQELPRLENLYKRGLDNGIQVQKITTEEVREIEPHVSCVGGIRVFSTGIVNYKQVCLKYAELIQQQGGELRLNTKVLKIVPSGKNYVLETNQGRFETRFVINCAGLHSDRIAKLGGVNPKAKIVPFRGEYYELTPEKRYLVKTLIYPVPNPDFPFLGVHFTKMIDGSVHAGPNAVLSLKREGYYKTDFDLKDFAEVMTYPGFWKLAAKHADEGIQEIIRSFSKAAFTRSLQKLIPEVQAQDLVPTHAGVRAQALMDDGKLVDDFLIVPSQNAIHVCNAPSPAATSSLEIGKAIAAQVTQHADIPATVGSI from the coding sequence ATGTACGATTTTGTAATTGTCGGTGGGGGAATAGTTGGGCTATCCACAGGGATGGCTCTAGGTAACCGTTACCCCCAAGCGCGAATTTTAGTATTAGAAAAAGAAAGCCAATGGGCGTTTCATCAAACTGGCAATAATAGCGGTGTAATTCACTCTGGTATTTACTATAAACCAGGGAGTTTTAAAGCTAAGTTTTGCCGCGATGGTAGAGACTCAATGGTGGCATTTTGCCAAGAACATGGTATTGATCATGATATTTGTGGCAAAGTTATTGTAGCGACAGATGAACAAGAACTACCACGTTTAGAAAATCTCTACAAACGTGGATTAGATAACGGAATTCAAGTCCAAAAAATCACTACAGAAGAAGTTAGAGAAATCGAACCTCATGTGAGTTGTGTAGGAGGAATTCGCGTTTTTTCCACAGGTATTGTTAATTACAAACAGGTTTGTTTAAAATACGCCGAATTAATTCAACAGCAAGGTGGGGAATTACGCCTGAATACAAAAGTGCTGAAAATTGTTCCCAGTGGTAAAAATTACGTGCTGGAAACCAATCAAGGCCGCTTTGAAACCCGCTTTGTGATCAATTGTGCCGGATTGCATAGCGATCGCATTGCTAAATTAGGTGGAGTTAACCCCAAAGCGAAAATCGTTCCCTTCCGGGGTGAATATTACGAACTCACCCCCGAAAAGCGGTATTTGGTAAAAACCCTGATTTACCCAGTTCCTAACCCCGATTTTCCCTTTTTGGGCGTTCACTTTACCAAAATGATTGACGGTAGCGTCCATGCAGGGCCGAACGCCGTTTTAAGTCTCAAGCGGGAAGGCTATTATAAAACCGACTTCGACTTGAAGGACTTTGCTGAGGTGATGACTTACCCTGGTTTTTGGAAACTCGCCGCCAAACACGCCGACGAAGGTATCCAAGAAATCATTCGTTCCTTCAGTAAAGCAGCTTTTACCAGAAGTCTGCAAAAACTGATTCCTGAAGTCCAAGCCCAAGATTTAGTCCCCACCCACGCAGGGGTACGCGCCCAAGCCTTGATGGATGATGGCAAACTAGTAGATGACTTTTTGATTGTACCTAGTCAAAATGCCATCCATGTTTGCAATGCTCCCTCACCTGCTGC
- the rfbF gene encoding glucose-1-phosphate cytidylyltransferase has translation MKAVILAGGLGTRLSEETSIRPKPMVEIGGKPILWHIMKTYSAHGINDFIICCGYKGYIIKEYFANYFLHMSDVTFDMRFNQMNVHSGYAEPWRVTLVNTGDNTMTGGRLKRVREHIGNETFCFTYGDGVSNVNITELIKFHQQQKSLGTLTAVQPAGRFGAISLGQEQTKITSFREKQDGDGAWINGGYFVLEPAVIDFIADDSTVWEKEPLEKLADLDQLSAFKHNGFWQPMDTLRDKNYLEELWNNNQAPWKVWG, from the coding sequence ATGAAAGCGGTAATTTTAGCCGGAGGTCTGGGAACTCGCCTGAGTGAAGAAACTAGCATCAGACCTAAACCAATGGTAGAAATTGGCGGTAAACCGATTCTCTGGCACATTATGAAAACCTATTCAGCCCACGGCATTAATGATTTTATCATTTGCTGTGGCTATAAAGGTTACATCATCAAAGAGTATTTTGCTAACTACTTTTTGCATATGTCTGATGTAACTTTTGATATGCGTTTTAATCAGATGAATGTCCATTCTGGTTATGCTGAACCTTGGCGCGTCACTTTAGTAAATACAGGTGACAACACCATGACGGGTGGACGCTTAAAGCGTGTGAGAGAACACATTGGTAATGAAACTTTTTGCTTTACCTACGGTGATGGTGTGAGTAATGTTAATATCACTGAATTAATTAAATTCCACCAACAACAAAAGTCATTAGGAACATTGACAGCAGTACAGCCAGCAGGCCGTTTTGGTGCAATTTCTCTCGGACAAGAACAAACTAAAATCACCAGTTTCCGCGAAAAACAAGATGGTGATGGAGCTTGGATTAATGGTGGTTATTTTGTCTTAGAACCAGCAGTTATTGATTTTATTGCTGATGACAGCACTGTTTGGGAGAAAGAACCATTAGAAAAGTTAGCCGATTTAGACCAGTTATCTGCTTTTAAGCATAATGGTTTTTGGCAACCAATGGATACATTAAGAGATAAAAATTATCTAGAAGAACTCTGGAACAATAACCAAGCTCCTTGGAAAGTATGGGGATAA
- a CDS encoding AAA family ATPase, whose translation MTPQAAKFPEISGYTITEQIYRGSRTAVYRAIRESQKLPVVIKVLQQEYPTFGELVQFRNQYAIAKNLPITGIIPPLSLEPYGNSYALIMADWGGISLETYIQQQSLDLTDTLAIAIQLAEILHQLHQHRVIHKDIKPANILIHPQSKQIKLIDLSIATLLPKETPQIQNPSTLEGTLAYLAPEQTGRMNRGIDYRSDFYALGITLYQLLTSRLPFLADDPLELVHCHIAKIATFVHEINTDIPPILGAIVAKLMAKNAEDRYQSALGLQHDLEVCYSQWQQTQSIAPFDLGQRDLCDRFLIPEQLYGRETEVQLLLDAFARVAQGTSEMMLVAGFSGIGKTAVVNEVQKPIVKQRGYFIKGKFDQFNRNIPFSAFVQGFRDLVGQLLSESDTQLQHWKHQILAALGENAQVIVELIPELERIIGRQPPAPELSGTAAQNRFNLLFHRFMQVFTAPAHPLVMFVDDLQWADSASLNLIQVLMSESQTGCLLLLGAYRDNEVFAAHPLMLTLSGMEKAGAKIHTMTLQPLSFSSLNHLIADTLHAPTSVVQPLTQLVMQKTQGNPFFATQFLQALHQDQLIHFDANAGYWQCDIVQVQDAALTDDVVELMAQQLQKLPAATQEILKLAACMGAQFDLTTLAIVSRQSPAEVATQLWQALQAGLILPHSDLYKFYLSPTPATPHTLQENCNYRFLHDRVQQAAYSLIPQALKQITHLKIGQLLLQKSANNEREERLFEIVNHLNIGRALISQPQEREDLAQLNLEAGRKAKTSTAYEAAIAYLSTGIELLPKTAWESHYSLSLALHEEMAEASYLNTDFEQMEKWADLVLQQAQNLLDTIKVQQTRIMAAKAQGKLLDSLNIGLQVLQQLGIEFPQQPTQEDIQKAYEKARSHWIDKPPQSLLDLPIMSDPHLLAAMNILTILTPAAYVTSPNLMLLLIFKQVELSIKSGNAPVSIFTYGDYGIVLCGIMGDITNGYNFGELALSLLERFQAKSFRGRSGYVVNTYIKHWKVGLSEIVPCLQAAYHHSLESGDIEALGCNAVTYCTYAYHQGQNLTEIVKTMEAYRQTIIQYKLAFSLPFQEIYQQTTLNLLGETATPYILTGTIFNQEQSLPQLQATNQRTALFYWFFNQSILYYIFAKNSEAIQTSAEAAKYLDGVVGMFIVPLYFWFDALIQLAQSTKFTPVEERQSILLKVKQHQEKLHYWATLSPVNHQHRWQLIEAERYRVIGNRADAVEAYDRAIAGAKANGFIQDEALANELAAKFYLNWEKEKVAAGYMQEAYYCYARWGAKAKVINLETSYPHLLSSILQQTQASTSILSTLATISPTSISNHSSTLKSSSSTKINYSLDFAAILKASQALSSTIQFDELLHQLTQIILQNSGADRCALMLLSETGEWQVQAIATPNETQLCAEPLTNHPHVPIKLIQYVKNTQEFVVIDNMETTLPVIGDYLRRQQPKSILCFPLLHQGHLIGILYLNNQLTCGVFTAERILILNFLCTQAAISLENARLYQQLEHSLQDARQKSQDLAEVLALSNGQQQILALIAQGVSLNTILAATARSIESQARHPAYCSFLLIDAEGRLRYGAAPSLPAAYNVLVDGIKIGPEVGSCGTAAYCKASVTVTDIATDPLWANYRVALDFGLRACASTPILGAEGQVLATLAMYQPVAGEFTLHDRKLMEVATYLARIAIERHQADIELQNTQLQVLQSEKMASLGNLVAGVAHEINNPIGFLNGSITNGQDYVKDLLGHLTLYQQHYPQPVQAIQDNAEAIDLEFLSEDLLKLLKSMKGATNRITNISNSLRSFSRADTEYKVFANLHEGLDSTLLILKYRLKANEHRPAIQVIQEFGDLPPIECFPGQLNQVFMNILANAIDMFDEMAQTQSFPKLEANPQIITISTEVISNQVYIRIRDNGKGMTQEVQGKIFDHLFTTKAVGKGTGLGLAIARQIVVEKHGGSLSVHSELGKGSEFTIQIPV comes from the coding sequence ATGACACCACAAGCAGCAAAATTCCCGGAAATTTCTGGCTACACAATCACAGAACAAATTTACCGGGGGTCACGTACTGCCGTGTATAGAGCCATACGAGAAAGTCAGAAATTGCCAGTCGTAATTAAGGTGCTGCAACAAGAATACCCCACATTTGGCGAATTAGTACAATTTCGCAACCAATATGCGATCGCCAAAAATCTACCAATCACAGGCATCATCCCACCCCTAAGTCTAGAACCCTATGGCAACAGCTACGCCCTGATCATGGCAGACTGGGGAGGAATATCCCTAGAAACATACATCCAGCAGCAATCCCTAGACCTCACAGACACTTTAGCCATCGCCATCCAACTAGCCGAGATTCTCCACCAACTACACCAACATCGAGTCATCCACAAAGACATTAAACCCGCCAACATCCTCATACATCCCCAATCAAAACAAATTAAACTCATCGACCTGAGCATCGCCACCCTACTGCCCAAAGAAACCCCCCAAATCCAAAACCCCAGCACCCTAGAAGGCACCCTAGCCTACCTCGCCCCCGAACAAACCGGACGCATGAATCGCGGTATCGATTACCGCAGTGACTTTTATGCCCTAGGCATCACCCTGTATCAACTACTCACAAGTCGCCTACCCTTCCTCGCAGACGACCCCCTAGAATTAGTCCATTGTCACATCGCCAAAATTGCTACATTTGTTCATGAGATAAACACTGATATACCCCCAATCTTGGGGGCAATCGTCGCCAAACTCATGGCCAAAAACGCCGAAGACCGTTACCAAAGTGCCTTGGGACTCCAGCATGACTTAGAGGTATGTTACAGCCAGTGGCAACAAACACAGTCAATTGCCCCATTCGACTTAGGACAAAGGGATTTATGCGATCGCTTCCTCATCCCCGAACAACTCTACGGTCGAGAAACCGAAGTCCAGTTACTACTGGACGCTTTTGCACGGGTCGCCCAAGGCACATCAGAAATGATGCTAGTAGCGGGATTTTCCGGCATCGGTAAAACAGCCGTAGTCAACGAAGTACAGAAGCCGATTGTCAAACAACGGGGTTACTTCATCAAAGGCAAATTTGACCAATTTAATCGCAACATTCCCTTCTCAGCCTTTGTGCAAGGCTTCCGAGACTTAGTTGGGCAACTGTTAAGCGAAAGCGATACCCAATTGCAACACTGGAAACATCAGATTCTCGCCGCATTGGGAGAAAATGCCCAAGTGATTGTAGAACTGATTCCCGAACTAGAAAGAATTATTGGCAGACAACCCCCAGCACCAGAACTATCAGGAACAGCCGCCCAAAATCGGTTTAACTTGTTGTTTCACAGGTTTATGCAAGTCTTTACCGCCCCAGCACATCCGTTAGTGATGTTTGTCGATGATTTGCAATGGGCAGATTCCGCTTCCTTGAATTTGATTCAGGTATTAATGTCGGAGTCGCAAACGGGCTGTTTATTACTGTTAGGGGCATATCGGGATAATGAGGTGTTTGCCGCCCATCCGTTGATGTTGACTCTAAGTGGGATGGAAAAGGCAGGGGCAAAAATCCACACCATGACTCTACAACCACTGAGTTTTAGCAGTCTCAATCACCTGATTGCCGATACTCTTCATGCTCCCACATCTGTGGTGCAACCACTGACCCAACTGGTGATGCAGAAAACCCAGGGGAATCCCTTCTTTGCTACCCAATTTCTCCAGGCATTACATCAAGACCAGTTAATTCACTTTGACGCGAATGCCGGGTATTGGCAGTGTGATATTGTGCAGGTGCAAGATGCGGCTTTGACTGATGATGTGGTGGAATTGATGGCGCAGCAGTTGCAAAAGTTGCCGGCAGCCACCCAAGAGATTTTAAAATTGGCGGCTTGTATGGGCGCGCAGTTTGATTTAACTACATTGGCGATTGTTTCTCGGCAATCCCCGGCCGAGGTGGCGACACAACTTTGGCAAGCCTTACAGGCGGGGTTGATTCTCCCCCATAGCGATTTGTACAAATTTTATTTATCTCCCACGCCAGCAACTCCCCATACTCTACAGGAAAACTGCAATTATCGCTTTCTCCACGACCGTGTCCAGCAGGCTGCTTATTCTTTGATTCCACAAGCTCTTAAACAGATTACTCACCTGAAAATCGGGCAGTTATTGCTTCAGAAGTCTGCAAATAACGAACGTGAAGAACGATTGTTTGAAATTGTCAATCATTTGAATATCGGCAGAGCATTAATTTCACAACCGCAAGAACGAGAAGATTTAGCACAGTTGAACCTGGAAGCGGGGCGAAAAGCAAAGACCTCTACCGCCTATGAAGCAGCGATCGCCTATTTGTCTACGGGAATTGAGTTACTACCGAAAACAGCTTGGGAAAGCCACTATTCTCTTTCTCTCGCACTGCACGAAGAAATGGCAGAAGCCAGCTATCTCAATACAGATTTTGAGCAGATGGAAAAGTGGGCTGATTTAGTGCTGCAACAGGCTCAAAACCTGCTCGATACCATCAAAGTGCAGCAAACTCGGATTATGGCAGCTAAAGCCCAAGGAAAACTCCTGGATTCGCTCAATATTGGGTTACAGGTTTTACAACAGTTAGGGATTGAATTTCCACAGCAGCCAACCCAGGAAGATATTCAAAAAGCATACGAGAAAGCGCGATCGCATTGGATTGATAAACCACCCCAGAGTTTACTTGATCTGCCAATAATGTCTGACCCCCATCTTTTGGCAGCGATGAATATATTGACAATTTTAACACCTGCTGCCTATGTGACATCACCTAACTTAATGCTGTTGCTGATTTTCAAGCAAGTTGAACTATCTATCAAATCAGGTAACGCCCCTGTCTCAATATTTACTTATGGTGACTATGGTATAGTCCTCTGTGGCATTATGGGCGATATTACCAATGGTTACAATTTTGGCGAATTGGCATTAAGTTTATTGGAAAGATTCCAAGCAAAATCTTTCCGAGGTCGTTCTGGATATGTGGTTAATACTTACATTAAGCATTGGAAAGTCGGCTTATCGGAAATAGTTCCTTGCTTGCAAGCAGCCTATCATCATAGCCTGGAATCTGGAGATATAGAAGCACTCGGTTGTAATGCTGTTACTTACTGTACTTATGCTTATCATCAGGGGCAGAACTTAACAGAAATTGTTAAAACGATGGAGGCTTACCGCCAAACAATTATTCAGTATAAGCTAGCATTCTCTTTACCATTCCAAGAAATCTATCAACAAACAACTCTGAATTTACTAGGTGAGACGGCAACACCCTACATACTCACTGGCACAATATTTAACCAAGAACAATCACTTCCCCAACTACAAGCAACCAATCAACGCACAGCATTATTTTACTGGTTCTTTAACCAAAGCATTCTTTATTACATTTTTGCAAAAAACTCCGAAGCAATTCAAACCTCTGCCGAAGCGGCTAAGTATCTAGATGGGGTTGTGGGTATGTTCATAGTTCCCCTCTATTTCTGGTTTGACGCGCTGATTCAATTAGCCCAATCTACAAAATTTACGCCAGTAGAAGAACGCCAATCCATCCTGCTCAAAGTCAAACAACATCAAGAAAAATTGCACTATTGGGCAACTCTATCTCCGGTGAATCATCAACACCGTTGGCAGCTCATTGAAGCAGAGCGTTACCGAGTAATTGGCAATAGAGCCGATGCAGTGGAGGCTTACGATCGCGCCATCGCCGGAGCAAAAGCCAATGGCTTCATTCAAGATGAAGCCTTAGCCAACGAACTCGCCGCCAAATTCTATCTTAACTGGGAGAAAGAAAAAGTCGCCGCAGGCTATATGCAAGAAGCCTACTACTGTTATGCCCGATGGGGAGCTAAAGCCAAAGTGATCAACCTGGAAACCAGCTATCCCCATCTGCTCAGTTCCATCTTGCAACAGACACAAGCATCTACGAGCATTTTGAGTACCTTAGCAACGATCTCCCCCACAAGTATATCTAATCATAGCAGTACCCTTAAAAGTTCCAGTAGTACCAAAATTAACTACTCCCTTGATTTTGCTGCTATCCTCAAAGCCTCTCAAGCACTTTCTAGCACAATTCAGTTTGATGAACTTCTACATCAACTCACCCAAATCATTCTGCAAAATTCAGGAGCAGATCGTTGTGCCTTGATGTTGCTGAGTGAGACTGGAGAATGGCAAGTGCAAGCGATCGCCACTCCCAACGAAACACAACTTTGTGCTGAACCACTCACCAATCATCCCCATGTACCAATAAAGCTGATTCAGTATGTCAAAAACACCCAAGAATTTGTGGTGATTGACAACATGGAAACTACCTTACCTGTGATTGGTGACTATCTCAGACGACAGCAGCCCAAAAGCATACTATGTTTTCCCCTACTCCATCAAGGGCATTTAATTGGCATTTTATATCTCAATAATCAACTCACTTGTGGAGTATTTACCGCAGAGCGGATTTTAATTCTCAATTTTCTTTGTACCCAAGCTGCCATTTCCCTGGAAAATGCCCGACTCTATCAACAATTGGAACACTCACTCCAAGATGCTCGACAAAAGTCCCAGGATTTAGCAGAAGTCTTGGCACTCTCTAACGGACAACAGCAAATTTTGGCATTGATTGCCCAAGGGGTTTCCCTAAACACTATTTTGGCAGCAACTGCCCGATCCATTGAAAGCCAAGCTCGCCATCCAGCCTATTGTTCCTTTTTGCTGATTGATGCCGAAGGGCGATTACGTTATGGCGCAGCACCCAGTTTGCCAGCAGCCTACAATGTGTTAGTTGACGGCATTAAAATTGGCCCAGAGGTTGGCTCTTGTGGAACTGCTGCTTATTGCAAAGCATCTGTCACTGTGACAGATATTGCCACCGATCCCTTGTGGGCTAATTATCGAGTCGCCTTAGACTTTGGTTTGCGGGCTTGTGCCTCAACACCAATTTTAGGTGCGGAAGGACAGGTGCTGGCTACCCTGGCCATGTATCAGCCCGTAGCTGGTGAATTTACCCTGCACGATCGCAAACTCATGGAAGTTGCCACCTATCTTGCCCGTATTGCCATTGAACGCCATCAGGCAGATATTGAACTGCAAAATACTCAATTGCAAGTCCTACAAAGCGAAAAAATGGCATCCCTGGGAAATCTGGTAGCTGGGGTTGCCCATGAAATCAACAACCCCATTGGTTTCCTCAATGGCAGTATCACCAATGGCCAAGATTACGTCAAAGATTTACTGGGACATTTAACTCTTTATCAACAGCACTATCCCCAACCAGTCCAGGCAATTCAAGACAATGCCGAAGCTATCGACTTAGAATTTCTTTCCGAAGACTTACTCAAGTTACTCAAGTCGATGAAAGGAGCAACAAATCGCATCACAAATATCAGTAATAGCCTCCGTAGCTTCTCCCGTGCTGATACCGAATACAAAGTCTTTGCCAATCTCCATGAGGGACTCGATAGCACCTTATTAATTTTGAAATATCGCCTCAAAGCCAATGAACACCGTCCAGCAATTCAAGTCATACAAGAGTTTGGCGATTTACCCCCAATCGAGTGCTTCCCTGGACAGTTAAACCAAGTGTTTATGAATATCCTGGCCAATGCCATCGATATGTTTGACGAAATGGCACAAACTCAATCCTTCCCAAAACTAGAAGCCAATCCCCAAATAATTACTATCAGTACGGAAGTGATATCAAACCAAGTGTATATCCGTATCCGTGATAATGGCAAAGGAATGACACAAGAGGTGCAAGGAAAAATATTTGACCATTTATTTACTACCAAAGCTGTAGGAAAAGGCACAGGATTGGGATTAGCGATCGCCCGTCAAATTGTGGTAGAGAAACATGGCGGTAGCTTAAGTGTACATTCTGAGTTAGGTAAAGGAAGTGAGTTCACAATACAAATTCCCGTGTAA
- a CDS encoding tetratricopeptide repeat protein has protein sequence MKVLRYLPQEEILSLSVSLGRGGEACIYAVPSAGDLVAKVYHKSTVAHAHKLRAMLANPPENPTANLGHISIAWPQELLWGTDDSKSIVGFLMPRIRGMRPIIDFYNPRTRRQHCPLFNYQYLLRTARNLAAAFAALHNSGYCVGDVNESNILVSDTALVTLVDTDSFQVRDSENDMVYRCPVGKPEFTPPELQNKIFAHHDRDLSHDVFGLGVLIFQLLMEGTHPFSGIYQGVAEPPPYEARIAAGHFTYSQQRKVPYLPTPIAPPWEILHPRLQQLFVQCFEDGHYAPQQRPTAQAWLSALAEAEDSLTVCSANHQHRYSNHLHSCPWCERSVRLGGRDPFPSVQAIERKEHLRPRTTTKKRRYSPPTQPIGLPLPVMPLYQSNWPSTNPSAAPKRRRLRKRLYPVVCCLLGFGVLGYLDVMMKLTRPLVSRNHYAQQSLITQPNVNPPTLSFADYYQQGHAAYQVRDYKQAADNFTQAIQKEPNNSKAYVNRGNARYNLKDYEGALADYSAALQLNPQEIKAFVNRGNARYMMAEYSNDPDKEYKLAIADFNQALSLNDKEAEAYIRRGIVYSQIAKYSSDTLQEYQEAIADFDQALKLNAAKSEAYFQRGSVRYQIAQYSNNSVQQYQQAIVDFDQALKINDKLAKVYLKRGMVRYEIVQLTGNKSDPQYTKAIEDLQLAAQLSLQQEDTEVYQQALSSICIVEESKCNALFQSSAMLGYISTNQ, from the coding sequence ATGAAGGTACTACGTTATCTTCCCCAGGAAGAAATTCTCAGTCTTAGCGTCAGTTTGGGGCGCGGTGGTGAAGCTTGTATTTATGCTGTACCATCCGCAGGTGATTTAGTCGCTAAGGTTTATCACAAATCAACAGTCGCTCATGCCCATAAACTACGGGCGATGCTGGCTAACCCACCGGAAAACCCAACGGCAAATCTGGGGCATATTTCCATTGCCTGGCCACAGGAATTATTGTGGGGGACGGATGACAGTAAAAGCATTGTGGGATTTTTAATGCCCCGCATTCGGGGAATGCGTCCCATCATTGACTTTTACAACCCCAGAACTCGCCGCCAACACTGCCCGTTGTTTAATTATCAGTATTTGCTGCGGACAGCTCGCAACTTAGCGGCGGCTTTTGCCGCTTTACATAATAGTGGTTACTGTGTAGGCGATGTCAATGAGTCGAATATTCTCGTTAGTGACACAGCCTTAGTTACCTTGGTAGATACGGATTCTTTCCAAGTGCGTGACTCAGAAAACGATATGGTGTATCGGTGTCCGGTGGGTAAACCGGAATTTACACCCCCAGAGTTACAGAATAAAATCTTTGCTCACCACGATCGCGATTTAAGTCATGATGTCTTTGGCTTAGGGGTGTTAATCTTCCAATTATTAATGGAAGGTACACATCCTTTCTCTGGGATTTACCAAGGCGTTGCTGAACCACCACCCTACGAAGCCAGAATTGCGGCTGGACATTTCACCTACAGTCAACAGCGCAAAGTCCCTTATCTGCCTACACCCATTGCCCCACCTTGGGAAATTCTGCATCCTCGATTGCAACAACTGTTTGTGCAGTGCTTTGAGGATGGACATTACGCCCCCCAACAGCGTCCTACAGCTCAAGCTTGGTTATCCGCCCTCGCAGAAGCGGAAGACTCTTTGACTGTTTGTAGTGCGAATCACCAGCATCGCTACAGTAATCACCTCCATAGTTGTCCTTGGTGTGAAAGATCAGTCCGCTTGGGTGGTAGAGATCCTTTCCCTTCCGTGCAGGCGATAGAAAGAAAAGAACATTTACGCCCCCGTACCACCACCAAAAAAAGACGCTACTCTCCACCGACGCAACCTATTGGTTTACCATTGCCAGTCATGCCTTTATACCAAAGCAACTGGCCATCCACTAACCCTAGTGCTGCACCAAAACGCCGCCGTCTGAGAAAGCGACTATATCCTGTAGTCTGTTGCTTGTTGGGGTTTGGGGTATTGGGATACTTAGATGTGATGATGAAATTAACCCGTCCGTTGGTGTCACGGAATCATTATGCCCAGCAAAGCTTAATTACACAGCCTAATGTTAATCCTCCTACCTTAAGTTTTGCTGATTATTACCAGCAAGGTCATGCAGCTTACCAAGTGCGAGACTATAAACAGGCGGCAGACAACTTTACCCAAGCCATCCAAAAAGAACCCAACAACAGCAAAGCCTATGTAAATCGGGGTAATGCTCGTTACAATCTCAAAGACTACGAAGGCGCGCTAGCAGACTACAGTGCGGCATTACAACTGAATCCCCAGGAAATCAAAGCCTTTGTCAATCGAGGCAATGCACGCTATATGATGGCAGAATATAGCAACGACCCCGATAAAGAATATAAACTGGCGATCGCAGATTTTAACCAAGCTTTGAGTCTCAACGACAAAGAAGCCGAAGCCTATATCAGAAGAGGGATTGTTTACTCCCAAATTGCTAAATACAGTAGCGATACGCTCCAAGAATATCAAGAAGCGATCGCAGATTTTGACCAAGCCTTGAAACTCAACGCCGCTAAATCCGAAGCTTATTTTCAACGTGGTTCTGTCCGCTATCAAATCGCCCAATATAGTAACAACTCTGTGCAACAATACCAACAGGCGATAGTTGACTTTGACCAAGCCTTAAAAATTAACGACAAACTCGCCAAAGTTTACCTCAAACGGGGGATGGTGCGCTATGAAATTGTGCAACTAACAGGTAATAAATCTGACCCCCAATACACCAAAGCCATTGAAGATTTACAACTAGCCGCCCAACTTTCTTTACAACAGGAAGATACAGAAGTTTATCAACAAGCCCTCAGTAGTATCTGTATTGTCGAAGAAAGCAAATGTAATGCTTTATTCCAAAGTTCTGCTATGTTGGGATACATCAGCACTAACCAGTAA
- a CDS encoding PP2C family serine/threonine-protein phosphatase, which produces MKTSKQNPHWQVVAASVCGTSHIKNKQLCQDAHHWQLLPDNVLVAAAADGAGSASQGKVGAMVAVETAIENLSLKNITKDSLAEDETVQWLLTDALLAAKKAVEDEAAACQKQPQDLATTLIIAIASPEMVAAVQIGDGLAVAKDRMGNLLALTIPNNGEYINETTFLTSPGALETAQMRLWREAIVNLGVLTDGLQMLALNMVVGEPHKPFFLPLFDFVEKTEDKTEAKEQLVKFLGSERITQRTDDDLTLILAALL; this is translated from the coding sequence ATGAAAACATCAAAACAGAACCCTCATTGGCAGGTAGTCGCCGCCTCTGTCTGTGGTACAAGCCACATCAAAAATAAGCAGCTGTGTCAGGATGCCCACCACTGGCAACTATTGCCTGATAACGTGTTAGTAGCAGCCGCCGCAGATGGTGCGGGTTCTGCCAGCCAAGGGAAAGTCGGTGCGATGGTAGCTGTAGAAACAGCCATAGAAAACCTTTCGCTGAAAAATATAACTAAAGACTCCTTAGCTGAAGATGAAACAGTGCAATGGCTGTTAACTGATGCCTTACTAGCCGCGAAAAAAGCTGTGGAAGATGAAGCGGCGGCTTGTCAAAAACAGCCCCAGGATTTAGCAACTACCTTAATTATTGCGATCGCCTCCCCAGAAATGGTCGCAGCTGTGCAAATTGGTGATGGTTTAGCAGTAGCAAAGGATCGCATGGGCAACTTACTAGCCCTAACCATCCCCAATAACGGCGAATATATTAACGAGACGACTTTTTTGACTTCACCAGGTGCTTTAGAGACAGCGCAAATGAGACTGTGGCGTGAAGCCATAGTAAATCTTGGAGTCCTCACCGATGGACTACAAATGCTGGCTTTGAATATGGTTGTTGGCGAACCTCACAAACCGTTCTTTTTGCCTTTATTCGATTTTGTGGAAAAAACAGAAGATAAAACGGAAGCAAAAGAACAGTTAGTGAAGTTTTTAGGCTCTGAGCGCATTACCCAACGTACTGATGACGACTTAACCCTGATTTTAGCTGCCCTTTTGTAA